Genomic segment of Candidatus Flexicrinis affinis:
TCCGAGGTATGGAGCCGCTGCGGATCGATATCCATAAGCCGGATGTCGCTGTTGGCGAGCTCCGGGAAGCCGAGGATGTCCCCCAGCAGATTCTTTGCGAAAACTGTACTGCCCGCACCGATCAGAGCGATGTTTGCCATGCTGCGCGCGTCCTTTCCAAGGCGCTACTTCCGATCCACGACATAACTCACAGAGCCTTCCGGCTCGACATGCATGTGATACGACGCACCATCCGGCCACGTAATACGAAGTCTCTCAACCGCTACGCCCTCGGGGACGCCGAAGTGCGCGACCGAGGGGTCGCCGGAGAGGTAACCACTCCCGCTGCGAATCGTGCGCGTCATCGTCCCGACGCCGGTGTCGAGACGGATAACGGTACCGATCGCTTGCGGATTCATCGTGCCCGACCATCCAACATCGACCAGTATGTGCCGTCCGCCGCACAACTCGTTCTCAAACAGACGGGCCGCACTGAGCAAATTGTTCACGACGATGTCCTGATCGCCGTCGCCATCGAGGTCTCCGATGGCCATACCGCGTCCGCTCGCGGTGGAGTCCAGTGCCCAGTCCGGAGCTGGGACGAATCGACCGCCGATATTTCGAAACGCTTGATTCTCCTCCACCAATTCGCCGTTGGGCAGGTGTCCAAACAGGTCAGCAGCGATCATGCCGTTGACGACGTAGAGGTCGGCAAGGCCATCTGCATCGAAGTCGGCGAATTTCGATGACCAACTCCACCCTGTGGCGCTGATGCCAAGCTGGTCGGCGAGGTCACCGCTCACATTGATCGGCATCGTGCGCAAGACGTTTTGCATGACCTGTGGGTCGTCCTCGACCATCGGGTGCGCCATCATCGACTCCATGACCGGGCCCCACGCGGCCATCGTCTCGTCATCGTGCGAATAGGGCATCATGTCTGCGGCGTAGAGTTCGAGCCGGCCATCGTTCTCGAAGTCGACTGCGTCGTAGCTCATCGTGCTGTGCGTCATGATCGAAAACGGCTCGGTCTCGACCCATTCGCCGCGCCACAACCACGCGCTATCGACTGGCCCGAAGTCGTTTCCGACCAGCACGTCGAGCTGATTGTCGCCATCGATGTCGAAGAAGTACGTCACGAGTCCCTGTGCGTTTTCGGAAAGGCGCGACGCGACAAACTGCCCATCACGCTGTTCGTAGTAGGTGACGCCGGCGCGTCCGCTCAGCATGAACGAGTCGCGTAGTTTCATCTCGAGCTCCGCGTCGTAGCTGCTCGTGACGAGGTCTAGGTCACCATCGCCGTCCACGTCTGCCCATGCCATCGAATACGCCTGACGCGTGACGCCGTTGAGCGGCGTGCGAACGAACTGCGGGCGCCCCGTGTTGTCCAAAGAACCCGTCGAACGGAGCCACATCGGGGCGGCGAGCTGTGTCGTCAGCGTTATATCTAGCCAGCCGTCACCGTCGACATCGACTGTGTTTACCGCGCGGGTGGGCGTCTGTACGTTGATGCGTTGAGTAGTGAATCTTAATTCGCCGTCGTTCCACAGGACCGTGATCTGGGGCAGCAGATTGGCGAACACGATATCAAGATCGCCATCCTTGTCGAGGTCGCCGAGCGAGACCCCGGCGCCATTGCTCTCGAACATGACGACGGGGCGAATACTGGTGTCGGTCACGTGGTCAAGCTCGTGTTCGGCGAACCGCGCGCTGCATGAGCGATCCGGGGAAATCGGGGCCGAGACGACCGAGACACCGTCTTGAGCCGCCACCTGCGCAGAGAGAAGAACAATCGAAATCGTCAGAAGAAGGAAAACGTGCGTCAGCCTGTGTACCGATGCGAGGTGTATGTTCATGATGTCTGCCTATTCGATCTGGTTGTCCCGTCGATGCCGCCCGATGACTGGTGCCGGGCGGCATCGTCGGATGCCGGTCCTACGTTGGGTTTGAGCGCAGCCTGACATGCCGAACGTGCGGGAACTGCACCGCACGCAGGTTGACGGCCCGCACGTCAGATCGGCGTGCGGGCCGTTCAAGGGTTCTCTAGAACAAGCTGTTGACCTCGTCGTTGGCGGCAGGCAGAATGTCGGCGGCCGTCGCCTGACCGAGCATCACCGCATCCATCGCTTCCGTCATGATGGTGTTGATCTCACCGGCGTAGTCGGTGATCGGGAAGAGGAACGTGCCGCCCTCTTCCGCCGCCTGCTCGGTAAACGCGCTCACGTCGATGCCGTTGTCAGCACGCACCTGCAGCGACAGATCGGCCGCAGACGGGATAGCCGGGAAGACGACGCCGGACTCGCCAACGACAGTCTGGCAGGCCTCGGACGCGAGGTACTTCACCCACGCCCACGCCTCTTCCGGGTGATCCGTGCCGACATAGATCGAGTCAGCCAGACCGTTGAACATGCTCTTGCGGCCTTCCGGACCGGCCGGCAGCCGGGCGAATCCAACTTCGAAGTCGCTGCCGAGGTAGCTGCCGATCATCCACGAACCGTCGATGTTCATCGCGAGGGTCTGCGCCTGGAACAGGGCCAACGAACCGAGACCGGAGCGATCTTCGTACGGCGGCATGTAGCCCTTCTCCAGCGACAGATCGGCCCACCACTGGATCGTATTGATGAAGCGCTCGTCATCGTAGAAGTACGTATCGCCCCACGTGCCGTTGTTGTGCACCCAGCCCGTCGAGTTAGTGAACATCGACCATTCGGTCTGGCCGTACGGGTTGTTGCCAACCTGGCCGCCGTAGCCGTACTGAACGACATTGTCCTTGTCGAAGTCGGCGCTCAGGCCGTTGTTGCCATTGGCGTCGATCGAAAGCTGGGCGATGACCTGCTCGAAATCGCCGCCGTCCTCGTAGTTCCACGTCCACGAGTCGAAGATGGCCGGGTCAATGCCCGCCGCCTCGACCATCGCGACGTTGTAGATGACCGCGACCGTGTCCCAGTCCTTCGGCAGGCCGTAGCGCGCGCCGTCTTTCGTCCACAGGTCGGCGAGACCCGGGTAGTAGATGTCGGTCGCGACACCGTCGCGCTCGACCCACGGCTGAATGTCGTAGATCTGACCGAGTTCAACGAATTCCGGGTACTTCGCCAGATGATTCGTGAACACATCGGGTGCGTCGCCGGAGACAAAACCGGTCGTGATGCCGGTCCAGTAGTCATCCCAGCCGAGCTGATCGACTTCGACCGTGATGCCCGGGTTCTCGGCCATGAAGTTGTTCGCGCAGGTCTGGTACGGCGGAAGTTGGTTAGTGTCCCACAGCCAATAGCGGATGGTGACGTCCTGCGCGCTCACTGCGCCGATGACCAGCATCAGGGAGAGCGCCAAGACGACGAACGAGTACTTGCGAATGGATTTCATTGCTTGCCTCCAAGGCTTACTAACGTATGCAATCAAACGCGCTGCGCTCAACAACGCGGTGACCCCGAGAGTGGTGATGCGTGAGACTCATTTGAAACCGCTGAACTGGATCGAGTCGACAACGCGGCGGCCCAAAAAGATGAACAGCAGCATGGTCGGGATGATTGCGACAGCGGTTCCTGCCATCAGTCCTGTCCAGTCAGGCGCGCCCTGTGGCGTCTGCTGACGGAAGATTCCAAGCGCTACGGTCAGTACGCGGACGCTTTCATCACGCCCGACGAGCAGCGGCCACAGGTACTCGTTCCAACTGCTGATGAAAGTGAGGATGCCCAGCGTGAGGATCGGCCCTTGTACCAGCGGCAGCGCGACACGCCAGAACACGCCGAGCTTTGTCGCGCCGTCCAGCGTCGCCGCTTCGACCAGATCCTTGTTCAGGCTCAGGAAGAACTGGCGCATGAAGAACACCGCAAAAGGCGTCATCAGGAAGAACGGTGCCACGATACCGGGGATCGTACCGATCAGGTCGAGCTGACGCACCAGTACGAAATTCGGCACGAACACGACGATCGCCGGAACCATAAGCCCCGTGAGATAGAGGAAGAATATGACGTCACGGCCGGGGAACTTGAGCCGGGCAAACGCATACGCGGCCATCGTGCTGAACAGCGTTTGACCGACCGTGATCAGCGTCGACACGATGAACGAATTGCGCATGTACAGGAAGAAGTTCAACTGCCCGGCTGTGACGCCGGTGCTTCCTTCCGTGCCGACGTACTCAGACGGATCGATGAACCCAAGCACGCGCTCGAAGTTGAACGTCGTGAACTCGGTCGGAAAAAGCGATGACGTGTTGGTGAACACAGTCTGCGGTGTGGTCAACGCGGTGCGCAGTACCCACCAGAACGGGAACAACACGATTACAAGCAGCACCCCGACGACAAGGATCGTGAGCGCGTCCGAGATGCGGCGGTTACGAAGTGCGCGCCGATCTGCGTCTTCAGTGCTGGGAACGGTTGGCGTAACAACGGCCATCATCGGTCTCCTTTAGCTGTAATCCGCAAGGTCGGACTGGTTCGAGCGCAAGTACCGCATCTGAAGCAGCGTGACGCCGACGAGGATGATGAACAACACAACCGATGCGGCAGTCGCACGGCCCATGTTGATCCGACGCTCGAAGACCTGCTCGTAGATGTAGTAGATGATGGTGCGCGTGGAGCCGACCGGGCCGCCGCCGGTAGTCACGGCGATCGTGTCAAAGACCTGAAACGAGCCGATGACCGACGTCACAAGCACAAACACCAGCACGGGCCGAAGCAGCGGGAGCGTAATGCCGAAGAACTGCCGTGTGGCGTTCGCACCGTCGATCGCTGCCGCTTCATACAGCGACTTGGGGATGGTCTTCAGGCCGGCGTACACGAGGATGGCCGTGTAGCCGACATGCCGCCAGATATTGACCATCGCAATCGATGGAAGGGCCTGATCCGGCGAGCCGAAGAAAGGCTGATCTTGGATGCCGACCGTGTTGAGGACCACATTCATGATCCCGATCGACGGGTCGAGGATCCACAGCCAGAGCAGGGCCACAATGACGTTCGGCATCAGCCACGGCAAAATCACCAACCCGCGCAGTATCGACGACAGCGCTACACTGAACCGGTCAAGCAACACCGCGATCAGCACGGCGAGGACGGTTTGCAGCGGGATGTTCCAGAGCACATAAGCGACGGTTGTCCCTAATGAGCCCCAGAAGCGCGAGTCGCCAAACAGGTATTCGTAGTTTCCAAACCCGACGTATTCGGCTGGGGTCAACAGATTCCACTCGTAGAAGCTGATGAACAGCGCGCGAACGGCCGGCACGGCGAGAAAGATCGTGAACCCGATCACGCTTGGCAGGATGAGCACATAGGCCAAAAAGGTCTCGTGATCGGTAAGCAAGCGGATCAGACGCTGAAATAACGACGGTTGATCCAAGACACTGTGACTGGTAGACGACGCTGTCATAAACTTCTATCCCCCTCCCTAATTGACCCTACCTTGGCGCTGCCGCACCGCATGACGCGCGGATCACCAACTCTGTTTCCAGCTCTCGATAGACAAACTGGTTGGATTTGCCTTCGATCATGTCAAGTAGTGCACTCGCGGCAGCGCGCCCCAATTCGATTTCGGGCGCACGGACGGTTGTGAGTGCGGGAGTGAGGAATTCGGAGAAGCGCATATCGTCATAGCCGACGATGGCTATGTCGTCGGGGACTCTTACGCCCGCTTTCGCGCAGGCATGCAGTGCGCCGAGTGCCATCATGTCGTTCATCGCAAAGATGGCGGTAGGGGGACTAGGGTGAGCGAGGATCTGTTGCATCGCGGCAGATCCGGTATCCGGATCCATACGCCCCGATACGACGAGACTCATGTCGATTTCCAGCCCATTCGACTCAAGGACCGAGCGGAACGCGCCGAACCGTTCACGCATATGGTCGTTGTCAATCGGGGTATACGGGATGCAGCCGATTCGGCGGTGTCCCAGCGAGACGAGGTGCTGGGTCAACGCGCGAATACCCCCGCGGTGGTCGATGCCCACGGAGGGCAGGCGATGCTCCTCAAAAGTATCGAGTACAACGATCGGGTAGCCATCACCGTGAAGCGCCGACAAGATCGGACTTTTGGCGCGGACGTTGACCATTACCACACCGTCAGCCTGTCGGCCGCGCAGCAGGTTGTTGACAATGGTCAGATCCGCACCGGCGGGGATGCGCTCTACGAGCAAGCGGTAGTCCTGCTTGCCGGCAACATCGATAAGGCCGGTCATCACGTTCGGGATGTACGGATCGCGGAAGATTTGTGCGTGGGGGTCATAAAGAACGAGCGCGAGGACGTTCGATCTGCCTTGAACGAGCGCGCGTGCTGCGGCTTGCGGAACGTATCCCAGACTTGTCGCGGTCGAAAGCACGCGTTCGCGCGTAGTGTCGCTGACGTTGATCGATGTGTCGCCGGCAAGGATGAGCGAGACGGTGGTCTGGGAGACCCCGGAAGCATCTGCCACTTGTCGCTGCGTAACGCGTTTACGAACCACGGCCAACAATCTCTCAATCAAATAATACGTATTACTAATGCGTATTATCTTAAGTCACCCGCGGTTCCGCAAATGAGAGTTTCATGAGTGAGTGATTCAGGTAAGGAAGGTGGGACTTCGTTATCGATCGCTACGTCGCTGTATCGAGGCCGAACGTCGCGGTGTACACGGCGAGCGTGCTGTGCGCGGTCCGCTCCCATGTGAACTGGCCGACGTGCGCCCTTCCGCGCCTCGAATAGTCGGCGCGCAGTGCTGCGGAGTCGAGCAGGCGTACGATGGCATCCGCAATATGGTCCGGGCTTCGCGGGTCGACGCTCAAGGCCGCATCGCCAACCAATTCGGGCAGAGACGATGTGTTGGCGGCGACGACCGGCGTTCCGCATGCCATGGCTTCCAGCGCTGGAAACCCGAAACCCTCGTACAGTGATGGCAGCACGAACACATCGGCGATGCTGTACAGCGTCACCAGATCGTCGAATCCAACCTCGTCGAGAAACACGACATTGTCAGCGAGCCCGCGCCGTCTAACGTGTTCCACCAGCCGCTGCCGTTCGACATCGAACTGCGGCCGGCCGACTTTGACCAGCAGCGCGTCGGGATGCGCGCCACGCACGATCTGAAACGCGTCGACCAGCGCGCTCAAGTTCTTGCGCGGCGCTTCGGAACCGACGTACAGCACGAGCGGCGCGCCGTTGGGCAGGCCGAATCGCTTCCTCTCAAGTTCGACCGCTGGAAGAGGGCGAAAGCGCGTGTGATCGATGCCGAGGTGAACGACGTGAATGCGCTCGTCACTGATATTTAGAACGTCGATCAACGTATGCTTCGTATATGCCGAGTCGGCGACGATCGCATCGGCTCTGTTGAGGTTGCGCATGGCCAGCGAGTCGAAGAAGCGCTCCGCACGGTGGCGATAGTGGCTCAATTCGGGCACGTTTCGCAGCATGTAAGGCAGGATGTCGTGTACGGTAATGACCGTCCGTTCCGGACGCCGAAAAGTGAGCGTGGTGCCCAGCGTTTGCGAGGTAAGGTGTACGATCGTATCGGAAGCGTCCTGAACGGTCAGGGGGTACGAGCGAAAGAACGCGGAAACGTCGTAGCCGAGCGCCTTTGCAGCGCGCGCTACCCAACCCGGAATTGGCGTCGGATCGGGCGAATCCAGCGATGAGTCCAGGCCAGCCGCCTGATACGCGGCGTGCAGTTGTCGCGCATAGTTTGAGATTCCGCTGATTTCGCCGGCGTTCTTGGCGATGAGTTTGACGCGCATTGACTTACGCCCCCGCCAGACGTGTGGGATGATGGCTCATGATGGCATTCGCCTTGACACATGGGGTTCGAATTCGCACTCGTACGGAGTGCGAGGTATGACACAGACCGTTGCCTACAGCGAGGATTATAGGGTATTCCGTCGTTCCGCGCGCGCCGACGTGAGCTTCGGCTAAACGATGCGCTGATTGAACTCTACGCGCTCGCCATCGGGCCCGAGGATATTGAAGTAGCGGACGCCATTCTCCCAAAATGGCAGAAACACCGGCTCGGACTCGAGCGGAGACCACCCCTCTTCTAGCACGATGCGGAATGCAGCGTCGACATCGGCAACGTCCAGCGCAACATGGTCGATGTGGCCGCTCCGGCGCTGCCGAACTTCCTCCAGCTCTGCGCCGCACAATTGGTAGAGTTCGAGAGTCAGCTTGTCGAGCTGCATCATTACAACCTTCACGATCCCGTCACGTCTGGGCAATTCGCGGTACATGGCTTCGACAAAGCCGAGACGTTCGTAGAAGGCTTTCGACCGGACGATGTCGGTCACCGGCAGGCCGATGTGCTGAAGCCCTCGCAGGTTGGCGCCGAACATTTCTTATCCTCCAGCCTCATCAACGTCCGTATACATCGTCATGGAACGGAGCGAGAATGCGCTCGATTTCGGCCAGCATGTCAGGGGTTAGCTGCCAAGTGGCACTGGCGGCATTCTCCTCGATATGGGCAGGCGATTGCGCGCCGCAAATGACCGATGTCACGGCGTCCTGATGGATCAGCCAGTTGATCGCCACCTGACTCAGCGGTTTGCCGATCTCGGCAGCGAACGCGACAAGTTTCTGGCGAATCGCATAGTAGGTGTCAAAGTTCGAGCCGGACAGCTTTGGGTTGGCGGAGCGGACATCGTGTGAGTCGAACTGGCCCGCACGTTTGAACGTGTCGGTGAGCAGCCCCTGAAACAGCGGGCTATACGGGAAGAACGCCATGCCGTGCTGCGTACAGTAGGGCAGGATTTCTGCCTCTGTGCGGTATTCCAGCGGGATGCTGTGGTACTGCACCGGGTTGCGCTCAAGCAGGTTGTACAGCCCTTGATGCGACACGATCTCACCATAACGGCGCGCCTCGTCCATTTGTGCGACGGAGAAGTTCGATAC
This window contains:
- a CDS encoding sugar ABC transporter substrate-binding protein, with amino-acid sequence MKSIRKYSFVVLALSLMLVIGAVSAQDVTIRYWLWDTNQLPPYQTCANNFMAENPGITVEVDQLGWDDYWTGITTGFVSGDAPDVFTNHLAKYPEFVELGQIYDIQPWVERDGVATDIYYPGLADLWTKDGARYGLPKDWDTVAVIYNVAMVEAAGIDPAIFDSWTWNYEDGGDFEQVIAQLSIDANGNNGLSADFDKDNVVQYGYGGQVGNNPYGQTEWSMFTNSTGWVHNNGTWGDTYFYDDERFINTIQWWADLSLEKGYMPPYEDRSGLGSLALFQAQTLAMNIDGSWMIGSYLGSDFEVGFARLPAGPEGRKSMFNGLADSIYVGTDHPEEAWAWVKYLASEACQTVVGESGVVFPAIPSAADLSLQVRADNGIDVSAFTEQAAEEGGTFLFPITDYAGEINTIMTEAMDAVMLGQATAADILPAANDEVNSLF
- a CDS encoding sugar ABC transporter permease, which encodes MTASSTSHSVLDQPSLFQRLIRLLTDHETFLAYVLILPSVIGFTIFLAVPAVRALFISFYEWNLLTPAEYVGFGNYEYLFGDSRFWGSLGTTVAYVLWNIPLQTVLAVLIAVLLDRFSVALSSILRGLVILPWLMPNVIVALLWLWILDPSIGIMNVVLNTVGIQDQPFFGSPDQALPSIAMVNIWRHVGYTAILVYAGLKTIPKSLYEAAAIDGANATRQFFGITLPLLRPVLVFVLVTSVIGSFQVFDTIAVTTGGGPVGSTRTIIYYIYEQVFERRINMGRATAASVVLFIILVGVTLLQMRYLRSNQSDLADYS
- a CDS encoding CRTAC1 family protein, with amino-acid sequence MNIHLASVHRLTHVFLLLTISIVLLSAQVAAQDGVSVVSAPISPDRSCSARFAEHELDHVTDTSIRPVVMFESNGAGVSLGDLDKDGDLDIVFANLLPQITVLWNDGELRFTTQRINVQTPTRAVNTVDVDGDGWLDITLTTQLAAPMWLRSTGSLDNTGRPQFVRTPLNGVTRQAYSMAWADVDGDGDLDLVTSSYDAELEMKLRDSFMLSGRAGVTYYEQRDGQFVASRLSENAQGLVTYFFDIDGDNQLDVLVGNDFGPVDSAWLWRGEWVETEPFSIMTHSTMSYDAVDFENDGRLELYAADMMPYSHDDETMAAWGPVMESMMAHPMVEDDPQVMQNVLRTMPINVSGDLADQLGISATGWSWSSKFADFDADGLADLYVVNGMIAADLFGHLPNGELVEENQAFRNIGGRFVPAPDWALDSTASGRGMAIGDLDGDGDQDIVVNNLLSAARLFENELCGGRHILVDVGWSGTMNPQAIGTVIRLDTGVGTMTRTIRSGSGYLSGDPSVAHFGVPEGVAVERLRITWPDGASYHMHVEPEGSVSYVVDRK
- a CDS encoding VOC family protein yields the protein MFGANLRGLQHIGLPVTDIVRSKAFYERLGFVEAMYRELPRRDGIVKVVMMQLDKLTLELYQLCGAELEEVRQRRSGHIDHVALDVADVDAAFRIVLEEGWSPLESEPVFLPFWENGVRYFNILGPDGERVEFNQRIV
- a CDS encoding LacI family DNA-binding transcriptional regulator → MADASGVSQTTVSLILAGDTSINVSDTTRERVLSTATSLGYVPQAAARALVQGRSNVLALVLYDPHAQIFRDPYIPNVMTGLIDVAGKQDYRLLVERIPAGADLTIVNNLLRGRQADGVVMVNVRAKSPILSALHGDGYPIVVLDTFEEHRLPSVGIDHRGGIRALTQHLVSLGHRRIGCIPYTPIDNDHMRERFGAFRSVLESNGLEIDMSLVVSGRMDPDTGSAAMQQILAHPSPPTAIFAMNDMMALGALHACAKAGVRVPDDIAIVGYDDMRFSEFLTPALTTVRAPEIELGRAAASALLDMIEGKSNQFVYRELETELVIRASCGAAAPR
- a CDS encoding glycosyltransferase family 4 protein, which produces MRVKLIAKNAGEISGISNYARQLHAAYQAAGLDSSLDSPDPTPIPGWVARAAKALGYDVSAFFRSYPLTVQDASDTIVHLTSQTLGTTLTFRRPERTVITVHDILPYMLRNVPELSHYRHRAERFFDSLAMRNLNRADAIVADSAYTKHTLIDVLNISDERIHVVHLGIDHTRFRPLPAVELERKRFGLPNGAPLVLYVGSEAPRKNLSALVDAFQIVRGAHPDALLVKVGRPQFDVERQRLVEHVRRRGLADNVVFLDEVGFDDLVTLYSIADVFVLPSLYEGFGFPALEAMACGTPVVAANTSSLPELVGDAALSVDPRSPDHIADAIVRLLDSAALRADYSRRGRAHVGQFTWERTAHSTLAVYTATFGLDTAT
- a CDS encoding aldo/keto reductase, which produces MKTKTVACTDIQFSAVGFGCWAAGGSAIWNGSDDEQSIRAIHRAFELGVTFFDVAPVYGFGHAETILGRALSGRRDRVVIASKCGLKWNADGVIVNDLSPDRIRQEIDDSLDRLDTDYIDIYQLHWPDPSTPIAETMAVLNAIQQAGKIRHIGVSNFSVAQMDEARRYGEIVSHQGLYNLLERNPVQYHSIPLEYRTEAEILPYCTQHGMAFFPYSPLFQGLLTDTFKRAGQFDSHDVRSANPKLSGSNFDTYYAIRQKLVAFAAEIGKPLSQVAINWLIHQDAVTSVICGAQSPAHIEENAASATWQLTPDMLAEIERILAPFHDDVYGR
- a CDS encoding carbohydrate ABC transporter permease, which codes for MAVVTPTVPSTEDADRRALRNRRISDALTILVVGVLLVIVLFPFWWVLRTALTTPQTVFTNTSSLFPTEFTTFNFERVLGFIDPSEYVGTEGSTGVTAGQLNFFLYMRNSFIVSTLITVGQTLFSTMAAYAFARLKFPGRDVIFFLYLTGLMVPAIVVFVPNFVLVRQLDLIGTIPGIVAPFFLMTPFAVFFMRQFFLSLNKDLVEAATLDGATKLGVFWRVALPLVQGPILTLGILTFISSWNEYLWPLLVGRDESVRVLTVALGIFRQQTPQGAPDWTGLMAGTAVAIIPTMLLFIFLGRRVVDSIQFSGFK